The following coding sequences are from one Humulus lupulus chromosome X, drHumLupu1.1, whole genome shotgun sequence window:
- the LOC133806824 gene encoding uncharacterized protein LOC133806824, protein MAHPSIGINMSSKHPCSASSLALKFLCLCAEMNFKETFLATVCKRATKEYENGAREFVKTTIINAGFLKKIICLCNKCQNLRHQLSDEVVEHLVVYGMDKSYKTWFHHGEDLHQNSTTNIRSSNDVFQTAKVYSTNDVEAYSTNVDDLDYDNSDEDFNRILLDAESPLYEGCLKYTELSSIVGLYNLKTKHGFSDIKAMLPEDNLLLTSMYAVNKFLKKFNLNYKHVHTCVNDCCLFTKENIEAQECPKCNSSRWKQNVHTNEILLGQPTKLLRYFPITPRLQRMFRSKETSTSLKWHFTNKSTDGKMCHPVDSEAWDAINERWPDFSLEPNNLRLGLAADGINPYKSMSFAYSCWPVMLIVYNLPPLCLKDEFTFLYMLIPGPKKPRNEIDVYLEPLIDELLELWNGVYAYDASTKKIFNLRHSKKMSYCNHTRFLPTQHRYRRKKYTSKLSEKASECPTILTGKSKDHYESRLYLEEMGIMTNLHPYKENGIIHLPSAAYTLSKVDKKLFCKRLFDLKLPYGYSSNISNCVDVEKRKLTGLKSHDYHVIMQQLLVVAIKGLMEEGCRVTILQLSKFFYGLCQRVVDNEEIIKLEFEAVEIL, encoded by the exons ATGGCTCATCCCTCTATTGGAATCAATATGAGTTCAAAGCATCCATGCTCAGCTTCTTCTCTTGCTCTCAAATTCTT GTGTTTATGTGCTGAGATGAACTTCAAAGAAACTTTTTTGgcaacagtttgcaagag AGCTACAAAGGAATATGAGAATGGAGCTAGGGAGTTTGTGAAGACTACAATAATTAATGCTGGTTTTCTGAAAAAGATTATTTGTCTTTGCAACAAATGCCAGAATTTAAGACATCAACTTTCAGATGAAGTTGTTGAACACTTGGTGGTGTATGGCATGGACAAATCTTATAAAACATGGTTCCATCATGGAGAAGATCTACATCAAAATAGCACGACAAATATTAGGTCTTCAAATGATGTATTTCAAACTGCTAAAGTATATTCGACTAATGATGTTGAAGCATATTCGACTAATGTAGATGATTTAGATTATGATAATAGCGATGAAGATTTTAATAGGATATTGTTGGATGCAGAATCACCATTGTATGAAGGTTGCTTAAAGTACACTGAACTTTCATCTATTGTTGGCCTATATAATCTGAAAACAAAGCATGGATTCTCAGAT atcAAAGCTATGTTGCCAGAAGATAATCTACTTCTAACATCTATGTATGCAGTTAACAAGTTTCTGAAGAAGTTTAATCTTAACTATAAGCATGTCCATACTTGTGTTAATGATTGTTGTTTGTTTACGAAAGAAAATATTGAGGCCCAAGAATGTCCCAAGTGTAATTCTTCAAGATGGAAACAAAATGTGCACACAAATGAGATTTTACTAGGCCAACCTACAAAGTTGTTGAGATATTTTCCCATTACACCAAGGCTTCAAAGGATGTTTAGATCCAAGGAGACATCTACAAGTCTAAAGTGGCATTTTACTAATAAAAGCACAGATGGGAAGATGTGCCACCCAgtagattcagaggcttgggatGCAATTAATGAGAGATGGCCAGATTTTTCACTTGAACCTAACAACCTTCGATTAGGACTTGCTGCTGATGGCATTAACCCTTATAAAAGTATGAGTTTTGCATACAGCTGCTGGCCAGTAATGCTCATTGTATACAATTTACCACCATTGTGCTTGAAGGATGAGTTTACCTTTCTATATATGTTGATTCCTGGACCAAAGAAACCTAGAAATGAGATAGATGTTTATTTGGAGCCCTTAATAGATGAATTACTTGAACTATGGAATGGCGTTTATGCGTATGATGCTTCTACgaagaaaattttcaatttaagg CATAGTAAGAAGATGTCTTATTGCAATCATACTAGATTTCTACCAACACAACATCGTTATCGAAGGAAGAAGTATACATCCAAGTTAAGTGAAAAAGCTTCAGAATGTCCAACTATATTGACTG GGAAGTCAAAAGATCACTATGAATCGAGATTATATTTGGAAGAGATGGGTATCATGACGAATCTCCATCCTTACAAAGAAAATGGCATCATTCATCTTCCTTCCGCAGCCTACACATTATCAAAAGTTGATAAGAAGTTATTTTGTAAGAggctatttgacttgaaattgccTTATGGTTATAGTTCTAACATTAGCAATTGTGTAGATGTGGAGAAACGAAAGTTGACGGGTCTTAAATCTcatgattatcatgtgattatgCAACAATTGTTAGTTGTTGCTATAAAGGGTTTAATGGAAGAAGGTTGTAGAGTAACAATTCTTCAACTTTCTAAGTTTTTTTATGGATTGTGTCAGCGTGTGGTTGACAATGAGGAGATTATAAAGTTGGAATTTGAAGCTGTTGAAATTCTTTGA
- the LOC133806825 gene encoding zinc finger BED domain-containing protein RICESLEEPER 2-like yields MSTQDVTESNFVDDVDYVNSTHTQEAQSLGNTRDENESRSTKRKRTSPAWDHFTLQKIDGKMKAICNHCGRKLGGESSNGTKHLLNHVKRCPVIKEQFSTNPNPNASPSVTTYNFDHELGRKKLAQMIILHEYPLSMVEHSGFIDYSNTLCPMFKMVSRTTIRSNILNMYKVEKKNCSQILEKNRSRIAITTDMWTANHQKRGYMTMTTHFIDDSWKLHSRIISFKYVPCPHDDVTLTDTLSSCLSEWNIEDKVSTVTVDNCTTNDAMIPLLKEKFNSNCFILKGKLLHMHCCAHILNLIVKDGLSVIGDNIDKIRDSVAYWLGTPKRYEKFEDTARSLEVTCTKKLSLDCQTRWN; encoded by the coding sequence ATGTCTACCCAAGATGTCACCGAATCTAATTTTGTCGATGATGTTGATTATGTTAATTCAACACATACACAAGAGGCACAATCTCTAGGAAATACAAGAGATGAAAATGAGAGTAGAAGTACTAAAAGAAAGAGAACATCTCCTGCATGGGATCATTTTACATTGCAAAAAATTGATGGTAAAATGAAGGCAATTTGTAACCATTGTGGGAGGAAATTAGGGGGAGAGAGTAGTAATGGGACTAAACATTTACTTAATCATGTGAAAAGATGCCCAGTAATAAAGGAACAATTTTCCACGAATCCTAATCCTAATGCAAGTCCTTCAGTCACAACTTACAATTTTGATCATGAACTAGGGAGAAAAAAGTTAGCTCAAATGATCATTCTACATGAATACCCTTTATCGATGGTTGAGCATAGTGGTTTTATAGACTATTCAAATACTCTTTGCCCTATGTTTAAAATGGTGTCAAGGACTACAATTAGGTCTAATATTTTGAACATGTACAAGGTTGAGAAGAAAAATTGTAGCCAAATTTTGGAGAAAAATAGAAGTAGAATAGCTATAACCACTGATATGTGGACTGCCAATCATCAAAAGAGGGGATATATGACTATGACAACTCATTTCATCGATGACTCTTGGAAGTTGCATAGTAGGATTATAAGTTTTAAGTATGTACCATGCCCACATGATGATGTTACACTTACTGATACATTGAGTTCGTGTTTGTCTGAATGGAATATTGAAGACAAGGTTAGTACAGTGACTGTGGATAATTGTACAACTAACGATGCAATGATTCCACTTTTGAAGGAAAAATTTAATTCTAACTGTTTCATTTTAAAAGGAAAGCTACTTCACATGCATTGTTGTGCACATATTTTGAATCTTATTGTCAAGGATGGCTTGTCTGTTATTGGTGATAACATTGACAAGATTCGAGACAGTGTTGCTTATTGGTTGGGCACACCAAAGAGGTATGAGAAATTCGAGGACACTGCTCGTTCTCTTGAAGTGACATGTACTAAAAAGTTATCACTTGATTGTCAAACAAGGTGGAATTAA
- the LOC133804274 gene encoding uncharacterized protein LOC133804274, whose product MQSQGARLSHSFVLPFLALAGLDDGWGFKGSTATGGSRGGLDGDWGSPGWLGSTAQGSRGVGSIARKPDVKVEKLENHNNIWQHMMIDHVCKDGRVAFQDGFSAYADANFYCKLQMNFFFDSDCGQDQVQI is encoded by the exons ATGCAGAGCCAGGGGGCTCGACTCTCTCACTCCTTCGTCCTCCCATTTCTTGCTCTAGCTGGGCTCGATGATGGCTGGGGGTTCAAGGGCTCGACAGCGACTGGGGGCTCAAGGGGTGGGCTCGACGGCGACTGGGGTTCTCCAGGCTGGCTGGGCTCAACGGCACAGGGGTCTCGGGGGGTGGGATCGATCGCTAGAAAACCTGATGTGAAAGTGGAAAAGCTGGAAAACCACAACAATATATGGCAACATATGATG ATAGATCATGTTTGCAAAGATGGTAGAGTTGCTTTTCAAGATGGATTCTCAGCTTATGCTGATGCCAATTTCTACTGTAAACTTCAAATGAATTTTTTCTTTGATAGTGATTGTGGACAAGATCAA GTTCAAATATGA